One Triticum dicoccoides isolate Atlit2015 ecotype Zavitan chromosome 3B, WEW_v2.0, whole genome shotgun sequence genomic window, ggaagtgttccgggttaaatcgggattttaccgggttaccgggagggttaccggaaccccccgggagccatatgggcctacatgggccttagtggaaaggtgaaagggctgcccaccagggctgcgcgcctccccccttcccctagtcctattaggactaggagaggtggccggccagccctctctctctctcccccttgggaatcctagttggaataggattggggggggggagtcctactcccggtaggagtaggactcctcctgcgccacctcctcctggccggcgcctcctccccccttggctcctttatatactgaggcaggggcaccccataacacacaagttgatccacgtgatctattccttagccgtgtgcggtgccccctgccaccatatacctcgataatactgtagcggagtttaggcgaagccctgctgctgtagttcatcaagatcgtcaccacgccgtcgtgctgacggaactcttccccgacactttgctggatcggagtccggggatcgtcatcgagctgaacgtgtgctcgaactcggaggtgccgtagtttcggtgcttgatcggttggatcgtgaagacgtacgactacttcctctacgtcgtgtcatcgcttccgcagtcggtctgcgttgggtacgtagacaacactctcccctcgttgctatgcatcacatgatcttgcgtgtgcgtaggaaatttttgaaattactacgaaacccaacatattGCTGATATGAATCTCATCCTTCTTGCTTCATGTCTGCATAAGTATCAGATGGGTGGTGACAAAATTTTGAAGCAGATTGTAGATTACAAGTATAGCACCAAAACTCCCAATATTTTCTCTTGCCCTTGGGTTAACTACTCTCCTTTTTGGAAAGGAGTCATGTGGGCTGCCAAAGCTGCCAAGATAGGTTATTCCTATAGGGTAGGAAATGGAGAGAAGGTCAAATTCTGGGAGGATTAGTGGTTTGGTAACTCTAGCTTTGCCATCCAATTTTGTGAGCTATGATGTATTGCCAATGAACATATCACTATTGCTGATGTTTGGGATGGTGTGAATCTTATGGTCACCTTCAGGAGATGTGTAGACTCTAGGTTGTTTCTCCCGTGGTATGATCTCCTTAGCATAGCTCAGTCCATTCGTTTCTCTGAGGAGGAAGATGCTATGGTGTGGAAATTTGAATCTAATGATACTTACTCTATTAGATCCATGTATGCACTTGTTAACTTTAAAGGGATTCTGCCTATCTATATCCCTGATATATGGCATGTGCATGTTCCCCCTAAAATCCATATTTTGATGTGGCTCTTATCTCACAACAAGTTGCTCACTAGAGATAATTTGATTAAGAGGCAACATATTGAGgataaaactgaaggaaatatgccctagaggcaataataaagttattatttatttccttatatcatgataaatgtttattattcatgctataattgtattaaccggaaacataatacatgtgtgaatatatagacaaacaggatgtcactagtatgcctctacttgactagcctattaatcaaagatggttatgtttcctaaccatggacaaagagttgtaatttgattaacgggatcacatcattagttgaatgatctgattgacatgacccattccgttagcttagcacccgatcatttagtatgttgctattgctttcttcatgacttatacatgttcctatgactatgagattatgcaactcccgtttaccggaggaacactttgtgtgctaccaaacgtcacaacgtaactgggtgattataaaggtgctctacaggtgtctccaaaggtacttgttgggttggcgtatttcgatattaggatttgtcactctgaatgtcggagaggtatctctgggccctctcagtaatacacatcacttaagccttgcaagcattgcaactaatgagttagttgagagatgatgtattacggaacgagtaaagagacttgtcggtaacgagattgaactaggtattgaataccgacgatcgaatctcgggcaagtaacataccgatgacaaagggaacaacgtatgttgttatgcggtctgaccgataaagatcttcgtagaatatgtaggaaccaatatgggcattcaggtcccgctattggttattgaccggagacgtgtctcggtcatgtctacattgttctcgaaccgtagggtccgcacgcttaaggtttcgatgacagttttattatgagtttatgagttttgatgtaccgaaggagttcggagtcccggatgagatcggggacatgacgaggagtctcgaaatggtcgagacgtaaagatcgatatattggacgactatattcggagttcggaaaggttctgagtgattcgggtattttttggagtaccggagagttacgggaattcgtgttgggcctctttgggccatacgggaaaagagagaaagggccaaaagggaggccgcacccctccccttggactagtccgaattggactagggagggggggcgcccccttccttccttctccttctctcttccctttccttctctcctactcctactacatggaagggttcctagttggactaggaaagggggaatcctactcccggtgggagtaggactcccctagggcgcgccatagagagggccggccctcccctcctccactcctttatatacgggggcatggggcaccccatggacacacaagttgatcttcgtgatcgttccttagccgtgtgcggtgcccccctccacgatattacacctcggtcatattgtagcggtgctcaggcgaagccctgcgacagttgaacatcaagatcgtcaccacgccgtcgtgctgacggaactcctccccgaagctttgctggatcggagcccggggtgcgtcatcgagctgtacgtgtgtcaagaactcggaggtgccggagtaacggtgcttggatcggttggaccgggaagacgtacgactacttcctctacgttgcgtcaacgcttccgcttcggtctacgagggtacgtagacaacactcttccctctcgttgctatgcatcaccatgatcttgcgtgtgcgtaggaaatttttgaaattactacgttccccaacaaaagcttGTCTATTTTTTTGTGAGATGGAGTCCATTAATCATACCTTCTTTGAATGTGTGGTGGCCCAGGAAATTTGGAAAAAAAAGTTTATAGTCTAACTGGTAGGCATGGGCAACGCACTTATGAAGCAATTGCTAATATGTAGGCTCACAATCATAACCAGGTTATTAACTTGATCAATGCTGCCACTCTCTGGGCTATCTAGAAATGCAGGAATGATATGTGTTTTAATGGTAAAACTTGACTTGGTTTACAGGTGATCCTCAGAAAAATTGTAAGCTTTTGTCACCAGTGGAATTATGCGCGTGGGAAACACAAGAGAACAAGTGGTGGTGAGCGTGGCATCCTTTTGGGATGCTGCAAGAAGTCCTCCGCTGATACTTTGGCCAGAGCCAGGCTGATAAGGCAGGAGTTGTGGATGAAGTACAAGATGAAGCTGGCGCGGGGCTGGGAAGATGAAGATGGTTTGGTGCTGCTGTTGCTGGTCTAAATTGGCATATTTTGGGCCCCCAGTGTTAGGCTCAATACATCCTTGTCGAAAAAAGTGGTTGGTCCCCCCAAGAGTGTTGCCCTCCTATGACGTCATTTTAGTTTTTGTTCCTTTCCCTTTTAGGATTGTGCCAGGGTTGATACATTAATCCCCCCTCGGGTGTTGTAATAAGACTATACTCTGGGTTTCGTTTTCTATGAAAATGGAACCAGGGTTTCTTCCCTTTTCCTCTAAAAAAATAAGCTAGATATCCAGCATGTGGAATATTCAAATTCATTCATAGAGAAGAGTTAGGATTTTTTTCACATAAGGCCTCCTTTCTTCCTCACTATCCTCCACTAAACCCGCATTAAGCATCACTTTAGTGGCATGGATTGCATTTATGAACATGAGATTGAGCTCTACTCTTGACTTGAGATAGATTGCAAGAGATGCAAATGAAATGCTCGCAAGTTGGAATGACATAACAATGGAAGAAGGTACATTTCACGACAGGATTAGCACCAAGCATAATATCCTCCGATTTACGTACCTTAAAATGACATTAAAGTTCACTAGCTTGGACTACATCAACGATGAACTGCATCTACTAATTAACATCGCACAAATAGTTTTAGTTGGATCTCCAAAATAGTAAGCATGAACGGCCTTGAATGCATGGTTTGTTTCCCATCATCAGATGCGGATCTGATCGGACCAAGGGGAGAGCTTGTCGATGCGGATGTGTAGGGGAACTTGCAAGGACGCAGCCCCATCACCCCCAATCCCTGCTGCTGGAACCAGGTACATCCGCGGCACCGATAGGAACGTGGGCTCGTCCGCGACGACCACCGCACCGGGCGACGAGCTGCTCCTCATGTGCATCTCCACCAGGACAAAGTCAGCCCTGCCGCCGTTCACCACCGCCGCCGAGGGTGGCTCCAGGTTGACCCACATCTTGCACATGAACCGCGGGCATGCCACCGCCCTCGCCCTGGCGCACACCATGGACACGGCAGTCACGCCGGCGCCGAGCGCGCCCACAATCAGGAGGAAAACGCGATTGTCGTCGCCGAGGAGCACCACCCGCGGGGTGGACACCGGCAGCTGGAGCTGGATGACCTTGCCGTACTGCACGGCGCGCATCGGCACCAAGTGGACGGTGTGGAGGTGCCCGGCGAGCGCCTGTGGCGCGCCGATGTAGCCGCAGCCCGGCTCCGTGCAGCGGCAGGGCGTGTGCGGGCACGCAGTCTGGTGCTCGGCGACCTCGTGGTAGGTCACGTACCTCTGGCATCCGGCGTTGGGGCACACGATCCTGGTGGAGGACACGACGGCGTCCAGCGCGGGGCAGGGGTCGAAGAAGCCGCCGCCGTCCACGCATGCCTTGCACTGCCCGAAGGGCAGCTTGGCCACGCAGTCGCCGCATGCCAGGTGCCCCGCTTTGCACTGTAGGCAGGCATAGAAATCGGAGATGTCCCGTAAATTAGCACGAAAGAATCGATCTTTCACCGGCGCCAATCgaggaagaaagaaaggaaagaaagAGAGGAACCTGGAAGACGGGGGCCTTGAAGGGGACGGTACAGAGGAGGCAGTGGAGCAGGCGCTTGTCGATCCTCACGGCGAGCTCCTCTCTCGGGCCATACGCCGCGACGATAGCGCATCCATCTCCTCCTCTTGCCATGTCTACCTTCACGTGGCCGTCAGGCAGGTCCAACCGCGCCTTCTTGGTACTCTCGGCGGCCTTGTCCGGTGAAGCCCTGCTCCTCCCGTCGGCGGCAGGGCCGGCGCCGTGCATCCTGGCTAGCCTTTGGGGAAAGAAAACCCCTGTCTGTGTGTCTCGGGCCAAACTTTTTCCAGGAGGTGGGAGAGGAGAAGAGCAGAGGTCTGAGAACAAAAGGTGCTAAGGCAGCCACACTACACTATAAATGCTTCCTCATTGTGGTTTCCATTCCCAAATTATATAGTATAGATATAAGCCATGCTTTTAATAAATTTCATTATTGCTAATTTATCCATATATTAATGTTGTCTTTCTTTTAAGTACCTACAATTGTGCGATAAAAGGTTGACTATTGCAGATCCATGTTATTCTAGAAAAATTGAGGAACATAAATATAAGCACATTGTTTTTTCGTAGTTTCCTGCTTAATTGATACACGGCGGAGTGCTTTTGACTCCATCGCATTCCAGATTATAACACCATCAAACACGTGggagcccaaaaaaagaaaaggatACATGTGTAGGCACAAGGACACGCGTAACCAAATACTACAAAGTAGCACACAACGTGTCACAACTTCTTACCTAGGTCACGACACATCCCACCTTTCTCACTTTTATCGAACGGCACATACGCCATGGCTAATGTGCTGGCTTCCACCAGCAAATAACAACAACATGACCAAAAGCCTACAAAAGATCCCTGGAAAGGGTACAAGATTTTGGAGACCCCCGACGCCAAAAATATTGATTAGCTGTTTGCATGGAGTAGGAGAAATAAACCCTTGATTCGGCAGATGCCGTCAAGAAACAATGAGCAATCCATCGGTCACCACACCACGCAACCACCTAGTCCAGAGAGTAGCTGGAGGTTATAGAGACACGGGGGATAACCAGAGAGGATACCAACCAAGACCATCCTCGCATCGG contains:
- the LOC119280545 gene encoding E3 ubiquitin-protein ligase SINA-like 10, with the protein product MHGAGPAADGRSRASPDKAAESTKKARLDLPDGHVKVDMARGGDGCAIVAAYGPREELAVRIDKRLLHCLLCTVPFKAPVFQCKAGHLACGDCVAKLPFGQCKACVDGGGFFDPCPALDAVVSSTRIVCPNAGCQRYVTYHEVAEHQTACPHTPCRCTEPGCGYIGAPQALAGHLHTVHLVPMRAVQYGKVIQLQLPVSTPRVVLLGDDNRVFLLIVGALGAGVTAVSMVCARARAVACPRFMCKMWVNLEPPSAAVVNGGRADFVLVEMHMRSSSSPGAVVVADEPTFLSVPRMYLVPAAGIGGDGAASLQVPLHIRIDKLSPWSDQIRI